A single genomic interval of Sphingobacteriales bacterium harbors:
- a CDS encoding M1 family metallopeptidase yields MYFSPISINTFLHWFALLISMFCATTITINAQPLSGEKTHFTRGDTLRGTLTADRNWFDVVHYNLHLSVFPDKRAIQGYNEIYFLVQKQHVTMQLDLFQNLNIDSVVFNNKILKVKRDFNAFFINFSDKLPLNSVQKLRVYYSGTPIVARNAPWDGGFVWSKDKNKNPWISVACQGIGASIWWPNKDHQSDEPDSMRISIAAPKNLVCASNGMPTDTLPEGEYTRWNWMVKNPINNYAVSFTLADLVHYADTFKQADASVLPINYYVLRYNLDKAKKHFAQVKPMLRCYEEKMGPYPFPEDGFALIETPFLGMEHQSGIAYGNNYKTGYAGMDYSGIGLQFDYIIIHEAGHEWWGNSITSADIADLWIHEGFCTYAEALYVECLHGYQTMLDYCNAGKNRVSNDIPIIGPYGVNHEGSGDMYTKGMLMLHTIRQVINNDQIWTQIIKGLLTDYRHKIVTTDTILQYMNAKSGLKLDLIFDQYLRYPNIPTLEYKVNPKGTSVKMRWVANVSNFNMPCGWYDANGKLHYIQPTTDWKTFIIPRTKPNQFKIAEDRFYINAVKK; encoded by the coding sequence ATGTATTTTTCGCCTATTTCTATAAACACATTTTTACATTGGTTTGCTTTGCTGATTTCGATGTTTTGTGCTACCACTATAACCATAAATGCACAACCGTTGTCGGGAGAAAAAACCCATTTTACACGTGGCGATACTTTGCGCGGAACCCTAACCGCCGACCGCAATTGGTTTGATGTGGTGCATTATAATTTACACCTATCAGTATTTCCGGATAAAAGAGCAATACAAGGCTACAACGAAATTTATTTTTTGGTACAAAAACAACATGTTACCATGCAGCTCGATTTGTTTCAGAATTTAAATATTGACAGCGTTGTTTTTAACAATAAAATACTTAAAGTTAAACGCGATTTTAACGCCTTTTTTATCAATTTTTCGGATAAATTACCCCTTAATTCGGTGCAAAAATTGCGCGTTTACTACTCGGGCACACCAATAGTTGCCCGAAATGCCCCATGGGATGGTGGCTTTGTGTGGAGTAAAGACAAAAATAAAAATCCGTGGATTAGTGTGGCCTGCCAAGGCATTGGTGCAAGTATTTGGTGGCCAAACAAAGACCACCAAAGCGACGAGCCCGACAGTATGCGCATTAGCATTGCCGCCCCTAAAAATTTAGTATGTGCATCTAATGGAATGCCAACCGACACCCTGCCCGAAGGCGAATACACCCGCTGGAACTGGATGGTAAAAAACCCCATAAACAACTACGCTGTATCATTTACCTTAGCCGATTTGGTACATTATGCCGATACTTTTAAACAAGCCGACGCAAGTGTTTTACCTATTAATTATTATGTATTGCGCTATAATTTAGACAAAGCAAAAAAACACTTTGCCCAAGTAAAACCCATGCTGCGTTGTTACGAAGAAAAAATGGGCCCATACCCTTTTCCTGAAGACGGGTTTGCCCTCATTGAAACGCCTTTTTTGGGCATGGAACACCAAAGCGGTATTGCCTATGGCAACAACTACAAAACGGGCTATGCTGGTATGGATTATTCGGGTATTGGGTTGCAATTTGACTATATAATCATTCACGAAGCAGGCCACGAGTGGTGGGGCAATAGCATAACCAGCGCTGATATTGCCGATTTGTGGATTCATGAAGGGTTTTGCACCTATGCCGAAGCCTTGTACGTTGAATGCCTACACGGCTACCAAACCATGCTCGATTATTGTAATGCCGGAAAAAACCGTGTTTCTAACGATATTCCAATCATTGGCCCTTACGGTGTTAATCACGAGGGCAGCGGCGATATGTACACAAAAGGCATGTTAATGTTACACACCATACGGCAGGTTATTAATAACGACCAAATATGGACGCAAATAATAAAAGGCTTATTAACCGATTACCGGCATAAAATTGTTACTACCGATACTATTTTGCAATATATGAATGCAAAATCGGGCTTAAAACTTGACCTCATTTTTGACCAATACCTGCGTTACCCCAATATCCCTACTTTAGAATACAAAGTAAACCCTAAAGGCACTTCGGTAAAAATGCGCTGGGTTGCCAATGTTTCAAATTTTAATATGCCCTGCGGCTGGTACGATGCTAACGGCAAACTTCATTATATACAGCCCACTACCGATTGGAAAACCTTTATCATTCCGCGCACTAAACCCAATCAATTTAAAATTGCCGAAGATAGATTTTATATAAATGCCGTAAAAAAGTAA
- the upp gene encoding uracil phosphoribosyltransferase, with protein MLHNISLNNPLVGQFIAELRGTDVQTDRMRFRRNLERIGEALAIEICRTLPTTTQNVATPLGTAQCTVLQQQPVIATILRAGLPLHQGLLNMLDKADNAFISAYRKHHKSGKFTIQIEYLSCPNLDNRILIVCDPMLATGASMALTIEQLLAEGQPTEIHVAAVIACTEGVREVHKHFPRAHIWVAALDEELTAKGYIVPGLGDAGDLAYGPKTQD; from the coding sequence ATGTTACACAATATTAGTTTGAACAACCCCTTAGTAGGGCAGTTTATTGCCGAACTTAGAGGGACAGATGTACAAACCGACCGGATGCGTTTTAGGCGAAACCTTGAACGCATAGGCGAAGCACTTGCCATTGAAATTTGCCGGACTTTACCTACTACTACGCAAAATGTAGCTACGCCGCTTGGTACTGCCCAATGCACCGTCTTACAACAACAGCCAGTAATAGCAACAATTTTGCGCGCAGGGCTTCCACTACATCAGGGTTTGCTGAATATGCTCGACAAAGCCGACAATGCCTTTATTTCGGCGTACCGAAAACACCATAAAAGCGGTAAATTTACCATCCAGATAGAATATTTAAGCTGCCCAAATTTAGATAATCGTATTTTAATTGTTTGCGACCCCATGCTGGCTACCGGGGCAAGTATGGCCTTAACCATTGAACAACTTTTAGCCGAAGGGCAACCCACCGAAATTCATGTTGCCGCTGTAATTGCCTGTACCGAAGGTGTTCGCGAGGTGCACAAACATTTTCCGCGCGCACATATATGGGTGGCAGCCTTAGATGAGGAGTTAACAGCCAAAGGGTATATTGTTCCCGGATTAGGTGATGCCGGCGATTTAGCGTACGGCCCCAAAACACAAGATTAG
- a CDS encoding trypsin-like peptidase domain-containing protein, protein MKNPFIYIFKHGLRTLIMGAILISVFFSGLIFAELKQKFQVNKKPAIAPLIAPPTTAASPAIADSAQIAAFLALQNNLTSLDFVKVAKIVTPSVVHIQTVSYNESYPMRHFLELFKDKGPRPLLEDSDSTITEEEEEEEEEEEEKTTEDYEAYEESEKYNLGSGSGVILTSDGYIVTNRHVVEDTKEIQVILKNRTNFKAKIIAADPATDLAIIKIEADKLQPINIGNSNDVEVGQWVMAVGNPFDLSTTVTTGIVSAKARNLNLMDKYILPIVSFIQTDAAINPGNSGGALVNTKGELVGINTAIASPTGVFAGYGFAVPSNVVYKVANDIIQYGRVKRGILGVHIRDVDGFMANEFGLPNTNGVMILTVSPEGGAHDAGLSEGDVIKSINGHAVNSSAELQELISLYHPGDTVKVVYLRNKLEKTAEVLLRMP, encoded by the coding sequence ATGAAAAACCCATTCATATATATTTTCAAACATGGCCTCCGGACATTGATAATGGGCGCAATCCTTATCAGTGTTTTTTTCTCCGGATTAATTTTCGCTGAACTAAAACAAAAGTTTCAAGTAAACAAAAAGCCAGCTATTGCACCCCTTATCGCTCCACCAACCACTGCCGCAAGCCCTGCCATTGCCGACTCGGCACAAATCGCAGCCTTCCTTGCTTTGCAAAACAATTTAACATCTCTTGATTTTGTAAAAGTTGCTAAAATAGTTACCCCATCAGTAGTACATATTCAAACGGTAAGCTACAACGAATCATACCCCATGCGCCACTTCTTAGAGTTGTTTAAAGACAAGGGACCCAGACCCTTATTAGAAGACAGCGATAGCACAATAACCGAAGAAGAAGAAGAAGAAGAAGAAGAAGAGGAAGAGAAAACAACCGAGGATTATGAAGCATACGAGGAGTCCGAGAAATACAATCTTGGCTCAGGCTCGGGCGTTATACTAACCTCCGATGGCTATATTGTTACAAACAGACATGTTGTTGAGGATACCAAAGAAATTCAGGTAATTTTAAAAAACAGAACAAACTTCAAAGCCAAAATAATTGCTGCCGACCCTGCAACCGATTTGGCTATTATTAAAATAGAAGCCGATAAACTACAACCTATTAACATTGGCAACTCAAATGATGTTGAAGTTGGGCAATGGGTTATGGCAGTGGGCAACCCTTTTGACCTTTCGACCACCGTTACCACTGGCATTGTTAGTGCCAAAGCCCGGAACTTAAACCTTATGGACAAATATATTTTACCGATTGTGTCGTTTATTCAAACCGATGCAGCTATAAACCCCGGAAATAGTGGCGGGGCTTTAGTAAACACAAAAGGCGAACTTGTTGGAATTAATACCGCTATTGCATCGCCTACGGGTGTATTTGCCGGATATGGTTTTGCCGTCCCGTCAAACGTGGTCTATAAAGTTGCCAACGATATTATACAATATGGTCGAGTAAAACGAGGTATTTTAGGTGTACATATACGGGATGTAGATGGTTTTATGGCCAACGAATTTGGCCTGCCCAACACCAATGGTGTAATGATTTTAACGGTTTCACCAGAGGGCGGCGCACATGACGCTGGTTTAAGTGAAGGCGATGTTATAAAAAGTATAAATGGCCATGCTGTAAATAGTTCTGCCGAATTACAAGAGTTAATAAGCCTATATCACCCAGGTGACACCGTGAAAGTAGTTTATTTGCGCAACAAATTAGAAAAAACAGCAGAAGTGCTACTTAGAATGCCCTGA
- a CDS encoding TonB-dependent receptor, with product MTKRIYTLLGLLILNLFFVSLQVRAQGVTSASFFGSVTNSKGDPLPGAAVIAKHLPSGTVYGITTREDGRYNLPNVRIGGPYQITVSYLGHKTHEESDIHLSLGQNFRLNVVLAETSTTMSEVVITAVRSEIMNSDRTGAATNISEKTIAALPTLGRSLNDFVRLTPQGKSSSVAATTGNSPSFGGQDSRFNNLTIDGSIFNNSFGLAGLPGGQTNSTPISLDAVEEIQINVAPYDVRQGGFVGAGINAVTRSGSNQFEGSLFYNFRNQNLAGSKAGDVEVVKTNFDVKQYGFRLGGPLVKDKLFFFVNAEAERRSDPATSFLAFRDSTSTDPTSPNVTRVWASKLDELKAFLKSKFNYDPGAYENYNLDTWSNKALFKLNYNINKTHRVSLRYNYLRSYRDVLISNSRAVSGNRRLNKDALNFQGANYVINNDLHSVIGEVNSIFSNKMSNLLQIGFTANRDYRNSFGSLFPLVDIQQDGKTYTSFGYEPFTANNRLNTDTWQFQDNLTYYAGDHTITAGINFESFVFENTFTPSYYGQFTFASLEDFYASANGDTSIVAKEYRLGYSGLKDAALPIATTKAYMPGVYAQDEINLVQDKLKLTVGVRADIPFFGNTALKNPAVDTLKFKLADGSETSYSTDELPKASILWSPRIGFNYDPKGDRSLQIRGGTGLFSGRPAFVWISNQVGNNGLFMGELRVKDTKAYQFNPDVEAFIPENATTPSTYNLAVIDHNFKFPQLWRTNLAIDKSLPFNLVATLEGVYSKTLNNVMYINANHELSSGNFSVGGDTRPFMPGINAGSSQSKLNNINDQITENIVLINSDQGASYSITAKLERQFSKGLYLMLGYNYGQAKDLITAGSIASSSWSDNKSINNNNNPGLSYSDFDQLHRLIAAASYRFEYAKFMASQLSLFFQTGNQGRYSFYYNGDLNGDGNSNNDLLYVPKDANDIKFKDVTDKDGNVLQTAAEQATAFMTFVEGNKYLNDLKGQYTERNGAILPWLSTIDLAFQQEFGLKIKGRRHAIQIRADFYNFGNLLSSSAGVGNQVNLANPLKVAGYDKDANGNYTNPVYNFSKSAKDSEGKSIYATEAFGKRAGLDDVWQAQLGIRYIF from the coding sequence ATGACCAAACGAATTTACACATTATTGGGTTTATTAATTTTAAACCTTTTCTTTGTGAGCCTTCAAGTAAGGGCGCAAGGTGTAACATCGGCCTCGTTTTTTGGCAGTGTTACCAACAGTAAGGGCGATCCTTTGCCCGGGGCGGCTGTAATAGCCAAGCACCTGCCATCAGGAACAGTTTACGGAATTACAACCCGTGAGGATGGGCGCTACAACCTGCCAAACGTTAGGATTGGTGGCCCCTACCAAATTACTGTTTCGTATCTTGGCCACAAAACCCACGAAGAAAGCGATATTCATTTAAGCTTAGGCCAAAATTTTAGGCTAAATGTGGTACTTGCCGAAACCTCCACTACTATGAGCGAGGTAGTAATAACGGCAGTGCGCAGCGAAATTATGAACAGCGACCGCACCGGCGCTGCTACAAACATAAGCGAAAAAACCATTGCTGCCTTACCTACCTTAGGCCGCAGTTTAAACGATTTTGTACGCTTAACCCCACAAGGCAAATCATCGTCAGTGGCAGCCACAACGGGCAACAGCCCCTCGTTTGGCGGCCAAGACAGCCGTTTTAACAACTTAACTATTGATGGCTCAATTTTTAACAACAGTTTTGGCTTGGCTGGGCTTCCGGGAGGGCAAACCAACTCGACCCCAATTTCGCTTGATGCCGTTGAAGAAATACAAATTAACGTAGCTCCTTACGATGTTAGACAGGGCGGTTTTGTGGGCGCTGGTATTAACGCCGTTACCCGCAGTGGCTCAAACCAGTTTGAAGGCTCGCTATTTTATAATTTCAGAAACCAAAACTTAGCAGGCAGCAAAGCTGGAGACGTTGAGGTTGTAAAAACCAATTTTGACGTAAAACAATATGGCTTTAGGCTTGGCGGCCCCTTGGTTAAAGATAAACTTTTCTTTTTTGTAAATGCCGAAGCAGAACGCCGCAGCGATCCGGCTACTTCGTTTTTAGCCTTCCGCGACTCAACTAGTACCGACCCAACCAGCCCCAATGTAACACGTGTTTGGGCCTCGAAATTAGACGAACTTAAAGCATTTTTAAAATCGAAATTTAATTATGACCCAGGCGCTTACGAAAACTACAACTTAGATACCTGGAGCAATAAAGCTTTGTTTAAATTAAACTATAATATTAACAAAACTCACCGCGTAAGTTTAAGATACAATTATTTGCGCTCGTACCGAGACGTGTTAATTAGCAATAGCCGTGCCGTTAGCGGTAATCGCCGCTTAAACAAAGATGCTTTAAATTTTCAAGGTGCAAACTACGTTATAAACAACGATTTGCACTCGGTAATTGGCGAGGTAAACAGTATTTTTAGCAATAAAATGTCGAATTTATTGCAAATTGGTTTTACCGCAAACCGTGACTACCGCAATAGTTTTGGCAGTTTGTTTCCGTTGGTTGATATTCAGCAAGATGGCAAAACTTATACCTCTTTTGGCTACGAGCCCTTTACGGCAAATAACCGCTTAAATACCGATACCTGGCAGTTTCAGGATAATTTGACTTACTACGCTGGCGACCACACTATTACCGCCGGCATCAATTTCGAGTCGTTTGTGTTTGAAAACACCTTTACCCCCTCGTACTACGGCCAGTTTACATTTGCTTCGTTAGAAGATTTTTATGCCTCGGCAAACGGCGATACCAGTATTGTAGCAAAAGAGTACCGTTTAGGCTACTCGGGGCTTAAAGATGCCGCTTTGCCAATTGCCACTACCAAAGCTTATATGCCCGGAGTTTATGCCCAAGACGAAATTAATTTGGTTCAAGATAAACTTAAACTTACCGTAGGGGTACGCGCCGATATACCATTTTTTGGAAACACTGCTCTGAAAAATCCGGCTGTTGATACCCTTAAATTTAAACTTGCCGATGGCTCTGAAACCTCATACAGCACCGACGAGCTGCCGAAAGCAAGTATCTTATGGTCTCCACGCATTGGTTTTAATTACGACCCCAAAGGCGACCGCTCTTTACAAATTAGAGGCGGAACAGGCTTGTTCTCAGGACGTCCGGCCTTTGTTTGGATATCGAACCAAGTAGGAAACAACGGCCTTTTCATGGGCGAACTCCGGGTAAAAGATACCAAAGCATACCAATTTAATCCGGATGTTGAAGCCTTTATTCCGGAAAACGCCACTACGCCCTCAACCTATAACCTTGCCGTTATTGACCACAATTTTAAATTTCCGCAGTTGTGGCGTACCAATTTAGCCATAGACAAATCATTGCCCTTTAATTTAGTGGCTACGCTTGAGGGGGTTTACAGCAAAACACTAAACAATGTGATGTATATAAACGCCAACCACGAACTTTCGAGTGGTAATTTTAGTGTTGGAGGCGATACCCGCCCATTTATGCCTGGAATTAATGCCGGCAGTAGTCAGTCAAAACTAAACAATATTAACGACCAAATAACCGAAAATATTGTTTTAATCAACTCCGACCAAGGCGCATCGTACAGTATAACAGCAAAACTTGAGCGGCAGTTTTCAAAAGGGCTTTACCTAATGTTAGGTTATAACTACGGCCAGGCTAAAGATTTAATTACGGCTGGCTCTATTGCCTCGTCATCTTGGAGCGATAATAAATCAATTAACAACAATAATAACCCCGGCTTGTCGTATAGCGATTTTGACCAGTTGCATCGCCTTATTGCAGCAGCATCTTACCGATTTGAATACGCTAAATTTATGGCTTCGCAATTGTCGTTATTTTTTCAAACGGGCAACCAAGGACGTTACTCTTTCTATTATAACGGCGACTTAAACGGAGACGGCAACAGCAACAACGATTTGTTATATGTACCCAAAGATGCTAATGATATTAAGTTTAAAGATGTAACAGACAAAGATGGTAACGTGTTACAAACGGCTGCCGAACAAGCAACGGCCTTTATGACCTTTGTTGAGGGCAATAAATACCTCAATGATTTAAAAGGACAATATACCGAACGCAACGGCGCTATATTACCATGGCTTTCGACGATAGATTTGGCGTTTCAGCAAGAGTTTGGCCTTAAAATAAAAGGTCGCCGCCATGCCATTCAAATACGCGCCGATTTTTACAATTTTGGCAATTTATTAAGCAGCAGCGCCGGTGTGGGCAACCAAGTTAATTTAGCGAACCCCTTGAAAGTTGCAGGCTACGACAAAGATGCCAATGGCAATTATACCAACCCTGTGTATAATTTTTCAAAATCGGCTAAAGATAGTGAAGGAAAAAGTATATACGCCACCGAAGCTTTTGGCAAACGCGCTGGTTTAGACGATGTTTGGCAAGCACAATTAGGCATTAGGTATATTTTTTAA
- a CDS encoding alpha/beta hydrolase, producing the protein MKHTEFSFIASDKVLTYAQTWQPENNLPLKGAVCLIHGLGEHGGRYEHVARFFADNGYATLAVDLRGHGRSEGKRGHIKNWQILHDIISQGLAQCGQRFGVNSPFLYGHSMGGNLVINYVLQQLPNIKGCIVTAPWLEIVQPVPAIKIILSKFVNKILGAHTEKNDIDTNNLSRDAQIVAAYNNDKLVHDKISVRLFVEASKSAVYNLSNAPKLKTPMLLMHGTADKITSYTASERFAKNAPPHLLTFKPWPNYYHEIHNEPNEDKWAVLQTMLGWMEEI; encoded by the coding sequence TTGAAACACACTGAGTTTAGTTTTATTGCTTCAGACAAGGTGCTTACCTATGCTCAAACTTGGCAACCCGAAAATAATTTGCCCCTAAAAGGTGCTGTATGCCTTATTCATGGTTTGGGCGAACATGGTGGCCGCTATGAGCATGTTGCCCGGTTTTTTGCCGATAATGGCTATGCTACACTTGCAGTAGATTTGCGCGGTCATGGCCGTTCGGAGGGTAAACGCGGACATATAAAAAATTGGCAGATTTTGCACGATATTATAAGTCAAGGTTTGGCGCAGTGTGGCCAACGATTTGGCGTAAACAGCCCTTTTTTGTATGGCCATAGTATGGGGGGAAACTTAGTAATAAATTACGTTTTACAACAGTTGCCCAATATTAAGGGTTGTATTGTAACTGCGCCCTGGTTAGAAATTGTTCAGCCGGTTCCGGCAATAAAAATAATATTAAGTAAATTTGTCAATAAAATATTAGGTGCTCATACCGAAAAAAACGATATTGACACCAACAACCTCTCGCGCGATGCGCAAATTGTAGCTGCCTATAATAACGACAAATTAGTACACGACAAAATATCGGTGCGTCTTTTTGTTGAAGCGTCAAAAAGTGCAGTCTATAATTTAAGTAACGCACCTAAATTAAAAACGCCAATGCTGCTGATGCACGGCACCGCCGATAAAATAACCTCGTACACGGCAAGCGAAAGATTTGCAAAAAACGCCCCGCCCCATTTGCTGACCTTTAAACCATGGCCCAACTATTACCACGAAATACACAACGAACCTAATGAAGATAAATGGGCAGTGTTACAAACAATGCTCGGTTGGATGGAAGAAATATAG
- a CDS encoding rhomboid family intramembrane serine protease: protein MAILERNSIINDIKNEFNYGSMTYRLVLVNLLVFLGITVLWLLCYFTNLLLVYEWATNQLMATADLNLLPFKLWSVLTYMFAHKSFWHLFFNMVLLYVFGDIISNLLGNRRILPIYILGGISGFLVYLVLLNTLPFFSPQNSLLGASASVMALVTASTTLSPNSQIRIFVFDVPIKYIALALLLNDVLRIFLLVNAGGHIAHLGGALFGYLFIVLINRGYDLSLGFNSIADKLTNVWNKTASLFIRPNKERNKTTAYQQAKRPKSAYAFAGKKEKNPENYTTVTQVEPTKQERLDSILDKIKSEGIDSLNDEEKQFLENFSRE, encoded by the coding sequence ATGGCAATATTAGAAAGAAATAGTATAATAAACGATATTAAAAACGAGTTTAACTATGGCAGCATGACCTATAGGCTTGTTTTGGTAAACCTATTGGTTTTTTTAGGTATTACCGTATTGTGGCTTTTGTGTTATTTTACTAATTTACTTTTAGTTTACGAATGGGCAACTAACCAGTTAATGGCCACAGCCGATTTAAATTTATTGCCCTTTAAACTTTGGTCGGTTTTAACCTATATGTTTGCCCACAAAAGTTTTTGGCACTTGTTTTTTAACATGGTTTTGTTGTATGTATTTGGCGATATAATTTCCAATTTATTGGGCAACAGGCGTATTTTACCTATTTATATTTTAGGAGGTATATCCGGGTTTTTGGTTTATTTGGTATTATTAAACACACTCCCATTTTTCTCGCCACAAAACTCACTTTTAGGCGCATCGGCAAGTGTTATGGCCTTGGTTACAGCTTCGACAACACTTTCGCCAAACTCGCAAATTCGTATTTTTGTTTTTGATGTACCTATTAAATACATTGCCTTAGCTTTATTACTAAACGATGTTTTACGCATATTTTTATTGGTAAATGCGGGCGGGCATATTGCTCATTTAGGAGGGGCGCTATTTGGCTATTTGTTTATTGTATTAATAAATCGAGGCTACGACCTTTCGTTAGGCTTTAACTCAATAGCTGATAAACTTACAAATGTTTGGAATAAAACGGCAAGCTTGTTCATAAGACCAAATAAAGAACGCAATAAAACTACTGCGTATCAACAAGCAAAAAGACCTAAATCGGCATACGCTTTTGCCGGAAAAAAAGAAAAAAATCCGGAAAATTATACTACCGTTACTCAAGTTGAACCAACAAAACAAGAGCGTTTAGATTCTATTCTGGATAAAATTAAATCAGAGGGTATAGATAGTTTAAATGACGAGGAAAAGCAATTTTTAGAAAATTTTAGCCGCGAATGA